A region from the Triticum urartu cultivar G1812 chromosome 1, Tu2.1, whole genome shotgun sequence genome encodes:
- the LOC125543572 gene encoding uncharacterized protein LOC125543572 isoform X2, protein MAEEEEEGPADAAVVANPLHDGDILREILLRLPSSASLAQAALVSGRLRRIASDSKFLCRFRERHPSSPLVGLFASDDGRGCAPWPHFYPARFCKGPDRDITAVTRKGDFFLTRFDGEPSLRLRDCRNGLLLLSLEDSSLCIYDPVSKRRVGIPRRPHDGMAGRQCLADCLLDAGRGTGTSSTVRQCGPRTMPQAMESFRVVSLQQQSQEIRALVYDSNTLEWHHHPWVSPWTDGIKRLPKWGTMAMYAAGNVFWRCAQQSLVLVLETSTMEFSLRPLPPDLSFRVPSRYAIGEIEDGKGCLVCLTGLTGEETPTLQVWVLDTNMWKLHSSLNNKSWKLDSSEKWWRLEKKIPVSRLLGESAQVRQVRMVINGLALLCKDDHDPQFVVDLQSMALLAKFQFWGYPYQMSWPPAGLAATNSRSTSSLKDTNIEIAPVLPEGEQSESGSRKKSDESGMHLEESCNPGFKVNGDGDHEVGNLRKYHKLPGNYKRPVKIFRYAFQEGTLLQSENARFPEMEMTGSTSSVGTLLDSMLNFKDKDGSHLINGIQAPLVSTELHSSQTPLNSEQHGIGEKSSQDLHGCNTRIQLMEKDPCHDELTLQTAGVFPSESCNGDILEDKSGTDNLPKNTREDTEMLEQQNSDKANIEVSCADKMSEVLYDDNNTLEKSTICGGKVTVECHLALLHNKSSEARSNAISSPMQKRPFACQCHVDGRTMSYDSKNNLAKPFREVHKQKKRFTRRFTVCFSSKKKRKIHEGSSAHVELSTNRINCVSTSPAGGPEAHEEPRPAQVVGRRTSNRPRKPNKLVSGDDWFV, encoded by the exons ATggctgaggaggaggaggagggccctGCAGATGCAGCCGTCGTCGCCAACCCCCTCCACGACGGCGATATCCTCAGGGAGATCTTGCTCCGCCTCCCGTCGTCGGCATCCCTTGCCCAAGCCGCGCTGGTCTCAGGCCGCTTGCGCCGCATCGCCTCCGACTCCAAGTTCCTCTGCCGCTTCCGCGAGCGCCATCCGTCCTCGCCCCTCGTCGGCCTCTTCGCCTCGGATGACGGCCGCGGCTGCGCGCCGTGGCCCCATTTCTACCCAGCCCGCTTCTGCAAGGGTCCCGACCGGGACATCACCGCCGTCACGCGCAAAGGCGACTTCTTCCTCACCCGCTTCGACGGCGAACCGAGCCTGCGCCTCCGGGACTGCCGCaacggcctcctcctcctctccctggAGGACAGTTCCCTCTGCATCTACGACCCTGTCTCCAAGCGGCGAGTGGGTATTCCCCGCCGGCCACATGATGGCATGGCGGGCAGGCAATGCTTGGCAGACTGCTTGCTCGACGCCGGCCGTGGCACTGGCACGTCCTCCACCGTGCGGCAATGTGGCCCAAGGACGATGCCACAAGCCATGGAGTCCTTCCGTGTGGTGTCCCTGCAGCAGCAAAGCCAGGAGATACGAGCCCTTGTGTACGACTCCAACACTCTCGAGTGGCACCACCACCCGTGGGTGAGTCCGTGGACGGACGGCATAAAAAGGCTGCCGAAATGGGGCACCATGGCGATGTACGCAGCCGGCAATGTCTTCTGGAGGTGCGCCCAACAATCTTTGGTGCTCGTGCTTGAGACGAGCACCATGGAGTTCTCGCTGCGCCCTCTCCCGCCGGACTTGAGCTTTCGCGTGCCTTCAAGGTACGCCATCGGAGAGATCGAGGACGGCAAGGGCTGCCTCGTGTGCCTTACAGGCCTGACTGGCGAGGAAACCCCCACCTTGCAAGTTTGGGTACTCGATACCAACATGTGGAAGCTCCACTCATCATTGAACAACAAATCGTGGAAGCTTGACTCATCGGAAAAATGGTGGAGGCTCGAGAAGAAAATCCCTGTGAGCCGACTGCTTGGCGAATCTGCTCAGGTGCGGCAAGTTCGCATGGTGATCAATGGACTAGCGCTGCTTTGCAAGGACGACCACGACCCCCAGTTTGTGGTCGACTTGCAGAGCATGGCTCTGCTGGCCAAGTTTCAGTTTTGGGGATACCCGTACCAGATGTCATGGCCGCCTGCTGGGTTGGCCGCAACTAATTCCAGATCCACATCTTCTCTGAAAGATACCAACATAG AAATTGCACCAGTTTTACCTGAAGGGGAACAGAGCGAGAGCGGAAGCAGAAAGAAGAG TGATGAATCGGGTATGCATCTAGAAGAAAGCTGCAACCCTG GATTCAAGGTTAATggtgatggtgatcatgaagttGGTAATCTTCGCAAATACCAT AAGCTTCCAGGGAATTATAAAAGGCCAGTAAAAATATTTCGATATGCATTCCAGGAAGGCACTCTTCTGCAGTCTGAAAATGCACGATTTCCAGAGATGGAAATGACGGGGTCTACATCGAGTGTTGGAACGCTGCTGGACAGTATGCTAAACTTTAAAGATAAAGATGGATCACATCTCATCAACGGCATACAAGCCCCACTCGTATCAACAG AACTACACAGCAGCCAGACTCCTCTAAATTCAGAGCAACATGGCATTGGTGAGAAATCAAGTCAAGATCTGCATGGTTGTAATACTAGGATTCAGCTAATGGAAAAGGATCCGTGTCATGATGAACTGACTCTGCAAACAGCTGGTGTTTTCCCTTCTGAAAGCTGTAACGGGGATATTCTAGAAGATAAATCTGGAACCGACAACCTGCCAAAGAATACTAGAGAAGATACTGAAATGTTGGAGCAACAGAATAGTGATAAGGCTAACATAGAAGTCAGTTGCGCCGACAAAATGAGTGAAGTGCTCTATGATGATAACAACACCTTGGAGAAGAGTACAATCTGTGGTGGGAAGGTTACTGTAGAGTGCCACTTGGCCTTATTACACAATAAAAGTTCAGAAGCTAGGAGTAACGCCATTTCATCTCCAATGCAGAAG AGGCCCTTTGCGTGCCAGTGCCATGTAGATGGTCGCACCATGAGCTATGACAGTAAGAACAATTTGGCCAAGCCTTTTAGGGAAGTCCATAAGCAGAAGAAACGTTTCACGCGGAGATTCACTGTGTGTTTTTCttcaaagaagaaaaggaaaatccaTGAGGGATCTAGTGCTCACGTTGAG CTTTCCACCAATAGGATTAATTGTGTCAGCACCTCTCCTGCCGGTGGACCAGAAGCCCATGAAGAGCCCAGGCCCGCACAAGTGGTGGGCCGTCGCACAAGCAACCGACCACGTAAACCAAACAAGCTAGTGAGTGGAGACGACTGGTTCGTTTGA
- the LOC125543572 gene encoding uncharacterized protein LOC125543572 isoform X5, protein MAEEEEEGPADAAVVANPLHDGDILREILLRLPSSASLAQAALVSGRLRRIASDSKFLCRFRERHPSSPLVGLFASDDGRGCAPWPHFYPARFCKGPDRDITAVTRKGDFFLTRFDGEPSLRLRDCRNGLLLLSLEDSSLCIYDPVSKRRVGIPRRPHDGMAGRQCLADCLLDAGRGTGTSSTVRQCGPRTMPQAMESFRVVSLQQQSQEIRALVYDSNTLEWHHHPWVSPWTDGIKRLPKWGTMAMYAAGNVFWRCAQQSLVLVLETSTMEFSLRPLPPDLSFRVPSRYAIGEIEDGKGCLVCLTGLTGEETPTLQVWVLDTNMWKLHSSLNNKSWKLDSSEKWWRLEKKIPVSRLLGESAQVRQVRMVINGLALLCKDDHDPQFVVDLQSMALLAKFQFWGYPYQMSWPPAGLAATNSRSTSSLKDTNIEIAPVLPEGEQSESGSRKKSDESGMHLEESCNPAGFKVNGDGDHEVGNLRKYHEGTLLQSENARFPEMEMTGSTSSVGTLLDSMLNFKDKDGSHLINGIQAPLVSTELHSSQTPLNSEQHGIGEKSSQDLHGCNTRIQLMEKDPCHDELTLQTAGVFPSESCNGDILEDKSGTDNLPKNTREDTEMLEQQNSDKANIEVSCADKMSEVLYDDNNTLEKSTICGGKVTVECHLALLHNKSSEARSNAISSPMQKRPFACQCHVDGRTMSYDSKNNLAKPFREVHKQKKRFTRRFTVCFSSKKKRKIHEGSSAHVELSTNRINCVSTSPAGGPEAHEEPRPAQVVGRRTSNRPRKPNKLVSGDDWFV, encoded by the exons ATggctgaggaggaggaggagggccctGCAGATGCAGCCGTCGTCGCCAACCCCCTCCACGACGGCGATATCCTCAGGGAGATCTTGCTCCGCCTCCCGTCGTCGGCATCCCTTGCCCAAGCCGCGCTGGTCTCAGGCCGCTTGCGCCGCATCGCCTCCGACTCCAAGTTCCTCTGCCGCTTCCGCGAGCGCCATCCGTCCTCGCCCCTCGTCGGCCTCTTCGCCTCGGATGACGGCCGCGGCTGCGCGCCGTGGCCCCATTTCTACCCAGCCCGCTTCTGCAAGGGTCCCGACCGGGACATCACCGCCGTCACGCGCAAAGGCGACTTCTTCCTCACCCGCTTCGACGGCGAACCGAGCCTGCGCCTCCGGGACTGCCGCaacggcctcctcctcctctccctggAGGACAGTTCCCTCTGCATCTACGACCCTGTCTCCAAGCGGCGAGTGGGTATTCCCCGCCGGCCACATGATGGCATGGCGGGCAGGCAATGCTTGGCAGACTGCTTGCTCGACGCCGGCCGTGGCACTGGCACGTCCTCCACCGTGCGGCAATGTGGCCCAAGGACGATGCCACAAGCCATGGAGTCCTTCCGTGTGGTGTCCCTGCAGCAGCAAAGCCAGGAGATACGAGCCCTTGTGTACGACTCCAACACTCTCGAGTGGCACCACCACCCGTGGGTGAGTCCGTGGACGGACGGCATAAAAAGGCTGCCGAAATGGGGCACCATGGCGATGTACGCAGCCGGCAATGTCTTCTGGAGGTGCGCCCAACAATCTTTGGTGCTCGTGCTTGAGACGAGCACCATGGAGTTCTCGCTGCGCCCTCTCCCGCCGGACTTGAGCTTTCGCGTGCCTTCAAGGTACGCCATCGGAGAGATCGAGGACGGCAAGGGCTGCCTCGTGTGCCTTACAGGCCTGACTGGCGAGGAAACCCCCACCTTGCAAGTTTGGGTACTCGATACCAACATGTGGAAGCTCCACTCATCATTGAACAACAAATCGTGGAAGCTTGACTCATCGGAAAAATGGTGGAGGCTCGAGAAGAAAATCCCTGTGAGCCGACTGCTTGGCGAATCTGCTCAGGTGCGGCAAGTTCGCATGGTGATCAATGGACTAGCGCTGCTTTGCAAGGACGACCACGACCCCCAGTTTGTGGTCGACTTGCAGAGCATGGCTCTGCTGGCCAAGTTTCAGTTTTGGGGATACCCGTACCAGATGTCATGGCCGCCTGCTGGGTTGGCCGCAACTAATTCCAGATCCACATCTTCTCTGAAAGATACCAACATAG AAATTGCACCAGTTTTACCTGAAGGGGAACAGAGCGAGAGCGGAAGCAGAAAGAAGAG TGATGAATCGGGTATGCATCTAGAAGAAAGCTGCAACCCTG CAGGATTCAAGGTTAATggtgatggtgatcatgaagttGGTAATCTTCGCAAATACCAT GAAGGCACTCTTCTGCAGTCTGAAAATGCACGATTTCCAGAGATGGAAATGACGGGGTCTACATCGAGTGTTGGAACGCTGCTGGACAGTATGCTAAACTTTAAAGATAAAGATGGATCACATCTCATCAACGGCATACAAGCCCCACTCGTATCAACAG AACTACACAGCAGCCAGACTCCTCTAAATTCAGAGCAACATGGCATTGGTGAGAAATCAAGTCAAGATCTGCATGGTTGTAATACTAGGATTCAGCTAATGGAAAAGGATCCGTGTCATGATGAACTGACTCTGCAAACAGCTGGTGTTTTCCCTTCTGAAAGCTGTAACGGGGATATTCTAGAAGATAAATCTGGAACCGACAACCTGCCAAAGAATACTAGAGAAGATACTGAAATGTTGGAGCAACAGAATAGTGATAAGGCTAACATAGAAGTCAGTTGCGCCGACAAAATGAGTGAAGTGCTCTATGATGATAACAACACCTTGGAGAAGAGTACAATCTGTGGTGGGAAGGTTACTGTAGAGTGCCACTTGGCCTTATTACACAATAAAAGTTCAGAAGCTAGGAGTAACGCCATTTCATCTCCAATGCAGAAG AGGCCCTTTGCGTGCCAGTGCCATGTAGATGGTCGCACCATGAGCTATGACAGTAAGAACAATTTGGCCAAGCCTTTTAGGGAAGTCCATAAGCAGAAGAAACGTTTCACGCGGAGATTCACTGTGTGTTTTTCttcaaagaagaaaaggaaaatccaTGAGGGATCTAGTGCTCACGTTGAG CTTTCCACCAATAGGATTAATTGTGTCAGCACCTCTCCTGCCGGTGGACCAGAAGCCCATGAAGAGCCCAGGCCCGCACAAGTGGTGGGCCGTCGCACAAGCAACCGACCACGTAAACCAAACAAGCTAGTGAGTGGAGACGACTGGTTCGTTTGA
- the LOC125543572 gene encoding uncharacterized protein LOC125543572 isoform X4: MAEEEEEGPADAAVVANPLHDGDILREILLRLPSSASLAQAALVSGRLRRIASDSKFLCRFRERHPSSPLVGLFASDDGRGCAPWPHFYPARFCKGPDRDITAVTRKGDFFLTRFDGEPSLRLRDCRNGLLLLSLEDSSLCIYDPVSKRRVGIPRRPHDGMAGRQCLADCLLDAGRGTGTSSTVRQCGPRTMPQAMESFRVVSLQQQSQEIRALVYDSNTLEWHHHPWVSPWTDGIKRLPKWGTMAMYAAGNVFWRCAQQSLVLVLETSTMEFSLRPLPPDLSFRVPSRYAIGEIEDGKGCLVCLTGLTGEETPTLQVWVLDTNMWKLHSSLNNKSWKLDSSEKWWRLEKKIPVSRLLGESAQVRQVRMVINGLALLCKDDHDPQFVVDLQSMALLAKFQFWGYPYQMSWPPAGLAATNSRSTSSLKDTNIEIAPVLPEGEQSESGSRKKSDESGMHLEESCNPGFKVNGDGDHEVGNLRKYHLPGNYKRPVKIFRYAFQEGTLLQSENARFPEMEMTGSTSSVGTLLDSMLNFKDKDGSHLINGIQAPLVSTELHSSQTPLNSEQHGIGEKSSQDLHGCNTRIQLMEKDPCHDELTLQTAGVFPSESCNGDILEDKSGTDNLPKNTREDTEMLEQQNSDKANIEVSCADKMSEVLYDDNNTLEKSTICGGKVTVECHLALLHNKSSEARSNAISSPMQKRPFACQCHVDGRTMSYDSKNNLAKPFREVHKQKKRFTRRFTVCFSSKKKRKIHEGSSAHVELSTNRINCVSTSPAGGPEAHEEPRPAQVVGRRTSNRPRKPNKLVSGDDWFV; this comes from the exons ATggctgaggaggaggaggagggccctGCAGATGCAGCCGTCGTCGCCAACCCCCTCCACGACGGCGATATCCTCAGGGAGATCTTGCTCCGCCTCCCGTCGTCGGCATCCCTTGCCCAAGCCGCGCTGGTCTCAGGCCGCTTGCGCCGCATCGCCTCCGACTCCAAGTTCCTCTGCCGCTTCCGCGAGCGCCATCCGTCCTCGCCCCTCGTCGGCCTCTTCGCCTCGGATGACGGCCGCGGCTGCGCGCCGTGGCCCCATTTCTACCCAGCCCGCTTCTGCAAGGGTCCCGACCGGGACATCACCGCCGTCACGCGCAAAGGCGACTTCTTCCTCACCCGCTTCGACGGCGAACCGAGCCTGCGCCTCCGGGACTGCCGCaacggcctcctcctcctctccctggAGGACAGTTCCCTCTGCATCTACGACCCTGTCTCCAAGCGGCGAGTGGGTATTCCCCGCCGGCCACATGATGGCATGGCGGGCAGGCAATGCTTGGCAGACTGCTTGCTCGACGCCGGCCGTGGCACTGGCACGTCCTCCACCGTGCGGCAATGTGGCCCAAGGACGATGCCACAAGCCATGGAGTCCTTCCGTGTGGTGTCCCTGCAGCAGCAAAGCCAGGAGATACGAGCCCTTGTGTACGACTCCAACACTCTCGAGTGGCACCACCACCCGTGGGTGAGTCCGTGGACGGACGGCATAAAAAGGCTGCCGAAATGGGGCACCATGGCGATGTACGCAGCCGGCAATGTCTTCTGGAGGTGCGCCCAACAATCTTTGGTGCTCGTGCTTGAGACGAGCACCATGGAGTTCTCGCTGCGCCCTCTCCCGCCGGACTTGAGCTTTCGCGTGCCTTCAAGGTACGCCATCGGAGAGATCGAGGACGGCAAGGGCTGCCTCGTGTGCCTTACAGGCCTGACTGGCGAGGAAACCCCCACCTTGCAAGTTTGGGTACTCGATACCAACATGTGGAAGCTCCACTCATCATTGAACAACAAATCGTGGAAGCTTGACTCATCGGAAAAATGGTGGAGGCTCGAGAAGAAAATCCCTGTGAGCCGACTGCTTGGCGAATCTGCTCAGGTGCGGCAAGTTCGCATGGTGATCAATGGACTAGCGCTGCTTTGCAAGGACGACCACGACCCCCAGTTTGTGGTCGACTTGCAGAGCATGGCTCTGCTGGCCAAGTTTCAGTTTTGGGGATACCCGTACCAGATGTCATGGCCGCCTGCTGGGTTGGCCGCAACTAATTCCAGATCCACATCTTCTCTGAAAGATACCAACATAG AAATTGCACCAGTTTTACCTGAAGGGGAACAGAGCGAGAGCGGAAGCAGAAAGAAGAG TGATGAATCGGGTATGCATCTAGAAGAAAGCTGCAACCCTG GATTCAAGGTTAATggtgatggtgatcatgaagttGGTAATCTTCGCAAATACCAT CTTCCAGGGAATTATAAAAGGCCAGTAAAAATATTTCGATATGCATTCCAGGAAGGCACTCTTCTGCAGTCTGAAAATGCACGATTTCCAGAGATGGAAATGACGGGGTCTACATCGAGTGTTGGAACGCTGCTGGACAGTATGCTAAACTTTAAAGATAAAGATGGATCACATCTCATCAACGGCATACAAGCCCCACTCGTATCAACAG AACTACACAGCAGCCAGACTCCTCTAAATTCAGAGCAACATGGCATTGGTGAGAAATCAAGTCAAGATCTGCATGGTTGTAATACTAGGATTCAGCTAATGGAAAAGGATCCGTGTCATGATGAACTGACTCTGCAAACAGCTGGTGTTTTCCCTTCTGAAAGCTGTAACGGGGATATTCTAGAAGATAAATCTGGAACCGACAACCTGCCAAAGAATACTAGAGAAGATACTGAAATGTTGGAGCAACAGAATAGTGATAAGGCTAACATAGAAGTCAGTTGCGCCGACAAAATGAGTGAAGTGCTCTATGATGATAACAACACCTTGGAGAAGAGTACAATCTGTGGTGGGAAGGTTACTGTAGAGTGCCACTTGGCCTTATTACACAATAAAAGTTCAGAAGCTAGGAGTAACGCCATTTCATCTCCAATGCAGAAG AGGCCCTTTGCGTGCCAGTGCCATGTAGATGGTCGCACCATGAGCTATGACAGTAAGAACAATTTGGCCAAGCCTTTTAGGGAAGTCCATAAGCAGAAGAAACGTTTCACGCGGAGATTCACTGTGTGTTTTTCttcaaagaagaaaaggaaaatccaTGAGGGATCTAGTGCTCACGTTGAG CTTTCCACCAATAGGATTAATTGTGTCAGCACCTCTCCTGCCGGTGGACCAGAAGCCCATGAAGAGCCCAGGCCCGCACAAGTGGTGGGCCGTCGCACAAGCAACCGACCACGTAAACCAAACAAGCTAGTGAGTGGAGACGACTGGTTCGTTTGA
- the LOC125543572 gene encoding uncharacterized protein LOC125543572 isoform X1 yields MAEEEEEGPADAAVVANPLHDGDILREILLRLPSSASLAQAALVSGRLRRIASDSKFLCRFRERHPSSPLVGLFASDDGRGCAPWPHFYPARFCKGPDRDITAVTRKGDFFLTRFDGEPSLRLRDCRNGLLLLSLEDSSLCIYDPVSKRRVGIPRRPHDGMAGRQCLADCLLDAGRGTGTSSTVRQCGPRTMPQAMESFRVVSLQQQSQEIRALVYDSNTLEWHHHPWVSPWTDGIKRLPKWGTMAMYAAGNVFWRCAQQSLVLVLETSTMEFSLRPLPPDLSFRVPSRYAIGEIEDGKGCLVCLTGLTGEETPTLQVWVLDTNMWKLHSSLNNKSWKLDSSEKWWRLEKKIPVSRLLGESAQVRQVRMVINGLALLCKDDHDPQFVVDLQSMALLAKFQFWGYPYQMSWPPAGLAATNSRSTSSLKDTNIEIAPVLPEGEQSESGSRKKSDESGMHLEESCNPAGFKVNGDGDHEVGNLRKYHKLPGNYKRPVKIFRYAFQEGTLLQSENARFPEMEMTGSTSSVGTLLDSMLNFKDKDGSHLINGIQAPLVSTELHSSQTPLNSEQHGIGEKSSQDLHGCNTRIQLMEKDPCHDELTLQTAGVFPSESCNGDILEDKSGTDNLPKNTREDTEMLEQQNSDKANIEVSCADKMSEVLYDDNNTLEKSTICGGKVTVECHLALLHNKSSEARSNAISSPMQKRPFACQCHVDGRTMSYDSKNNLAKPFREVHKQKKRFTRRFTVCFSSKKKRKIHEGSSAHVELSTNRINCVSTSPAGGPEAHEEPRPAQVVGRRTSNRPRKPNKLVSGDDWFV; encoded by the exons ATggctgaggaggaggaggagggccctGCAGATGCAGCCGTCGTCGCCAACCCCCTCCACGACGGCGATATCCTCAGGGAGATCTTGCTCCGCCTCCCGTCGTCGGCATCCCTTGCCCAAGCCGCGCTGGTCTCAGGCCGCTTGCGCCGCATCGCCTCCGACTCCAAGTTCCTCTGCCGCTTCCGCGAGCGCCATCCGTCCTCGCCCCTCGTCGGCCTCTTCGCCTCGGATGACGGCCGCGGCTGCGCGCCGTGGCCCCATTTCTACCCAGCCCGCTTCTGCAAGGGTCCCGACCGGGACATCACCGCCGTCACGCGCAAAGGCGACTTCTTCCTCACCCGCTTCGACGGCGAACCGAGCCTGCGCCTCCGGGACTGCCGCaacggcctcctcctcctctccctggAGGACAGTTCCCTCTGCATCTACGACCCTGTCTCCAAGCGGCGAGTGGGTATTCCCCGCCGGCCACATGATGGCATGGCGGGCAGGCAATGCTTGGCAGACTGCTTGCTCGACGCCGGCCGTGGCACTGGCACGTCCTCCACCGTGCGGCAATGTGGCCCAAGGACGATGCCACAAGCCATGGAGTCCTTCCGTGTGGTGTCCCTGCAGCAGCAAAGCCAGGAGATACGAGCCCTTGTGTACGACTCCAACACTCTCGAGTGGCACCACCACCCGTGGGTGAGTCCGTGGACGGACGGCATAAAAAGGCTGCCGAAATGGGGCACCATGGCGATGTACGCAGCCGGCAATGTCTTCTGGAGGTGCGCCCAACAATCTTTGGTGCTCGTGCTTGAGACGAGCACCATGGAGTTCTCGCTGCGCCCTCTCCCGCCGGACTTGAGCTTTCGCGTGCCTTCAAGGTACGCCATCGGAGAGATCGAGGACGGCAAGGGCTGCCTCGTGTGCCTTACAGGCCTGACTGGCGAGGAAACCCCCACCTTGCAAGTTTGGGTACTCGATACCAACATGTGGAAGCTCCACTCATCATTGAACAACAAATCGTGGAAGCTTGACTCATCGGAAAAATGGTGGAGGCTCGAGAAGAAAATCCCTGTGAGCCGACTGCTTGGCGAATCTGCTCAGGTGCGGCAAGTTCGCATGGTGATCAATGGACTAGCGCTGCTTTGCAAGGACGACCACGACCCCCAGTTTGTGGTCGACTTGCAGAGCATGGCTCTGCTGGCCAAGTTTCAGTTTTGGGGATACCCGTACCAGATGTCATGGCCGCCTGCTGGGTTGGCCGCAACTAATTCCAGATCCACATCTTCTCTGAAAGATACCAACATAG AAATTGCACCAGTTTTACCTGAAGGGGAACAGAGCGAGAGCGGAAGCAGAAAGAAGAG TGATGAATCGGGTATGCATCTAGAAGAAAGCTGCAACCCTG CAGGATTCAAGGTTAATggtgatggtgatcatgaagttGGTAATCTTCGCAAATACCAT AAGCTTCCAGGGAATTATAAAAGGCCAGTAAAAATATTTCGATATGCATTCCAGGAAGGCACTCTTCTGCAGTCTGAAAATGCACGATTTCCAGAGATGGAAATGACGGGGTCTACATCGAGTGTTGGAACGCTGCTGGACAGTATGCTAAACTTTAAAGATAAAGATGGATCACATCTCATCAACGGCATACAAGCCCCACTCGTATCAACAG AACTACACAGCAGCCAGACTCCTCTAAATTCAGAGCAACATGGCATTGGTGAGAAATCAAGTCAAGATCTGCATGGTTGTAATACTAGGATTCAGCTAATGGAAAAGGATCCGTGTCATGATGAACTGACTCTGCAAACAGCTGGTGTTTTCCCTTCTGAAAGCTGTAACGGGGATATTCTAGAAGATAAATCTGGAACCGACAACCTGCCAAAGAATACTAGAGAAGATACTGAAATGTTGGAGCAACAGAATAGTGATAAGGCTAACATAGAAGTCAGTTGCGCCGACAAAATGAGTGAAGTGCTCTATGATGATAACAACACCTTGGAGAAGAGTACAATCTGTGGTGGGAAGGTTACTGTAGAGTGCCACTTGGCCTTATTACACAATAAAAGTTCAGAAGCTAGGAGTAACGCCATTTCATCTCCAATGCAGAAG AGGCCCTTTGCGTGCCAGTGCCATGTAGATGGTCGCACCATGAGCTATGACAGTAAGAACAATTTGGCCAAGCCTTTTAGGGAAGTCCATAAGCAGAAGAAACGTTTCACGCGGAGATTCACTGTGTGTTTTTCttcaaagaagaaaaggaaaatccaTGAGGGATCTAGTGCTCACGTTGAG CTTTCCACCAATAGGATTAATTGTGTCAGCACCTCTCCTGCCGGTGGACCAGAAGCCCATGAAGAGCCCAGGCCCGCACAAGTGGTGGGCCGTCGCACAAGCAACCGACCACGTAAACCAAACAAGCTAGTGAGTGGAGACGACTGGTTCGTTTGA